A stretch of Usitatibacter palustris DNA encodes these proteins:
- a CDS encoding sirohydrochlorin chelatase — protein MHGIVLFAHGARDPEWARPFEAIRDRIRASRPECPIELAYLELMEPTLEKAIATIVANGAAAITVFPLFMAQGGHLKQDLPKILDILRAQHPRVPISLEAPVGEVPELLDAIAGWVVGRVD, from the coding sequence TTGCACGGGATCGTCCTCTTCGCTCACGGCGCCCGCGATCCCGAATGGGCGCGTCCGTTCGAGGCGATCCGCGACCGCATCCGCGCGTCGCGCCCCGAGTGCCCGATCGAGCTCGCGTATCTCGAGCTCATGGAGCCCACGCTGGAGAAGGCGATCGCCACGATCGTCGCCAATGGCGCTGCGGCGATCACCGTCTTTCCGCTCTTCATGGCGCAGGGCGGGCACCTGAAGCAGGACCTCCCGAAGATCCTCGACATCCTCCGCGCGCAGCACCCCCGCGTGCCGATCTCGCTCGAGGCGCCCGTGGGCGAAGTCCCGGAATTGCTCGACGCCATTGCGGGCTGGGTCGTCGGCCGGGTCGATTAG
- a CDS encoding sialic acid TRAP transporter substrate-binding protein SiaP, which produces MIRRSLAVLALAAVALAAPYANAQTKLKWAHVYEVAEPYHTQALWAAEEVKKRTNGRYLIEVFPASTLGKETDINQALSLGTVDIIYTGMAFAGRSFPPMSIASGPFIFRGFDHWQAFRDGPVFREVAKGYEDKSGHKIVGYTYYGQRHLTANKMVQKPEDMKGMKLRVPDAPLFVMFPRAVGANPTPIAFAEVYLALQNGTVDAQENPLPTIEAKKFYEVQKYIMLTGHITESLVTIVAGDTWKKLAEADRKIISDTLWEASTRATKDIAEAENKLVTDFTKRGINVVKVDRGPFIQAVQKAVTAPDAPWPKDLYDRVQAIK; this is translated from the coding sequence ATGATCCGCCGAAGTCTTGCCGTATTGGCGCTTGCCGCCGTCGCGCTCGCCGCTCCCTATGCGAACGCGCAAACGAAGTTGAAGTGGGCGCACGTCTACGAAGTCGCCGAGCCGTATCACACGCAGGCCCTCTGGGCCGCGGAGGAAGTGAAGAAGCGCACCAACGGCCGCTACCTGATCGAAGTCTTCCCCGCGTCCACGCTGGGCAAGGAGACCGACATCAACCAGGCGCTGTCACTGGGCACCGTCGACATCATCTACACGGGCATGGCGTTCGCGGGGCGCTCGTTCCCGCCGATGTCGATCGCTTCGGGCCCGTTCATCTTCCGCGGCTTCGATCACTGGCAGGCGTTCCGCGACGGACCCGTCTTCCGCGAAGTGGCCAAGGGCTACGAGGACAAGAGCGGCCACAAGATCGTCGGCTACACGTACTACGGCCAGCGCCACCTCACCGCGAACAAGATGGTCCAGAAGCCCGAGGACATGAAGGGGATGAAGCTGCGCGTGCCCGATGCGCCGCTCTTCGTGATGTTCCCGCGCGCGGTGGGCGCCAATCCGACGCCGATCGCATTCGCCGAGGTGTACCTCGCGCTCCAGAACGGCACGGTCGACGCGCAGGAGAACCCGCTGCCGACGATCGAGGCGAAGAAGTTCTACGAGGTGCAGAAGTACATCATGCTCACGGGCCACATCACGGAGTCGCTGGTGACGATCGTCGCGGGCGACACGTGGAAGAAGCTTGCCGAAGCCGACCGGAAGATCATCAGCGACACGTTGTGGGAAGCCTCCACGCGCGCGACGAAGGACATCGCCGAGGCCGAGAACAAGCTCGTCACCGACTTCACCAAGCGCGGCATCAACGTGGTGAAGGTCGACCGCGGCCCGTTCATCCAGGCGGTGCAGAAGGCCGTGACCGCGCCCGATGCGCCGTGGCCGAAGGACCTCTACGACCGCGTGCAGGCGATCAAGTAG
- a CDS encoding FadR/GntR family transcriptional regulator: MTSGLVSPKRPRNLAERLVGEFTREIRQARLRPGDRLPTEAQVVRRFGVSRTVVREALSQLQAAGLVETRHGIGTFVTMNRRDSGLRADAAEIATVVDLLAMLEMRIGVESEAAAIAARRRTDEHLERMRAALDEFERLLGAGETTEPADFRFHSTIAAATGNRYFASFMGSLGTKAIPRAHLKLPDLPSLHHRDYLASVNREHEDIFNAIAREDADGARAAMRTHIGNGRERLKLRQESSDNLEPRRKK; encoded by the coding sequence ATGACTTCCGGCCTCGTTTCCCCCAAGCGCCCCCGCAACCTCGCCGAACGGCTCGTCGGTGAGTTCACCCGCGAGATCCGCCAGGCCCGCCTGAGGCCCGGCGACCGCCTTCCCACCGAGGCGCAGGTCGTCCGCCGCTTCGGCGTGAGCCGCACGGTGGTGCGCGAAGCGCTCTCCCAACTGCAGGCCGCAGGCCTCGTCGAAACGCGCCACGGCATCGGCACGTTCGTCACGATGAACCGCCGCGATTCAGGCTTGCGCGCGGATGCCGCGGAGATCGCGACCGTGGTCGATCTCCTCGCGATGCTGGAGATGCGCATCGGCGTCGAGAGCGAAGCCGCCGCCATCGCCGCGCGCCGCCGCACCGACGAGCACCTGGAAAGGATGCGCGCGGCTCTCGACGAGTTCGAGCGCCTGCTGGGCGCGGGCGAGACCACGGAGCCGGCGGATTTTCGCTTCCACTCGACGATCGCGGCCGCCACGGGCAACCGCTACTTCGCGAGCTTCATGGGTTCGCTCGGCACCAAGGCCATTCCGCGCGCCCACCTCAAGCTTCCCGACCTGCCGTCGCTTCACCATCGCGACTACCTCGCCTCGGTGAACCGCGAGCATGAGGACATCTTCAATGCCATCGCCCGCGAGGACGCCGATGGCGCCCGTGCCGCGATGCGCACCCACATCGGAAATGGACGCGAGCGACTGAAGCTCCGCCAAGAGTCGTCTGACAACCTGGAACCGAGGAGAAAAAAATGA
- a CDS encoding DUF192 domain-containing protein, which produces MRTLTFDRALGALVLVLAASFAHADAPLRTIGVKIGTHALKVEVVDTDETRSKGLMFRKTMPANDGMLFVFEDVGYHSMWMKNTYLPLSVAFIDGEGKILNILDMEPLMEITYTAAGPARYAIETNKGWFAGKKIEAGAKVTGLPLVKPGR; this is translated from the coding sequence ATGCGTACCCTGACATTCGACCGCGCCCTCGGCGCACTGGTTCTCGTCCTCGCGGCGAGCTTCGCCCACGCCGATGCGCCCTTGCGCACGATCGGCGTCAAGATCGGCACCCACGCCCTCAAGGTCGAGGTGGTCGACACGGACGAGACGCGCTCGAAGGGTCTCATGTTCCGAAAGACCATGCCCGCCAACGACGGCATGCTCTTCGTGTTCGAGGACGTGGGCTATCACTCCATGTGGATGAAGAACACGTACCTGCCGCTGTCGGTCGCGTTCATCGACGGCGAGGGGAAGATCCTCAACATCCTCGACATGGAACCGCTCATGGAGATCACGTACACGGCGGCCGGTCCGGCGCGCTACGCGATCGAGACCAACAAGGGTTGGTTCGCCGGGAAGAAGATCGAAGCCGGTGCGAAGGTGACGGGGCTGCCCCTTGTGAAGCCGGGCCGCTAG
- the radC gene encoding RadC family protein has translation MSITEWPVAERPRERLKARGAAALSDAELLAILLGTGTRGRNVVEVARDMLGRFGRVSSLLAAAESEHRRGAAKFAQFAASMELARRALAEEMRARDSLTSPGAVRGYLRLRMQELAHEAFYGVFLDAQNRVIVAEELFRGTLTQTSVYPREIVKHALAHNAAAVILAHNHPSGVAEPSLQDQALTRTLAEALALVDIKVLDHFIVAPGACLSFAERGLI, from the coding sequence ATGTCGATCACCGAATGGCCCGTTGCGGAACGGCCTCGCGAACGCCTCAAGGCGCGTGGCGCGGCCGCCCTGTCTGATGCTGAATTGCTGGCGATCCTGCTGGGTACCGGAACACGCGGCAGGAACGTCGTCGAGGTCGCCAGGGATATGTTGGGGCGCTTTGGGCGCGTATCGAGCCTGCTTGCCGCCGCGGAATCCGAGCACCGGCGCGGCGCCGCCAAGTTCGCGCAATTCGCGGCTTCCATGGAGCTCGCCCGGCGCGCGCTGGCCGAGGAGATGCGCGCCCGGGACAGCCTCACCTCGCCCGGCGCCGTGCGCGGCTACCTGCGGTTGCGCATGCAGGAGCTCGCTCATGAAGCCTTCTATGGTGTGTTCCTCGATGCGCAGAACCGCGTGATCGTCGCTGAAGAACTGTTCCGCGGCACGCTGACCCAGACGTCGGTGTATCCACGGGAGATCGTGAAGCACGCGCTCGCTCACAATGCGGCGGCGGTGATCCTCGCCCACAACCATCCTTCGGGAGTGGCCGAGCCCAGTCTCCAGGACCAGGCGCTCACTCGCACGCTCGCCGAAGCGCTGGCACTGGTCGACATCAAGGTCCTCGACCACTTCATCGTGGCTCCCGGGGCGTGCCTTTCCTTCGCGGAACGGGGGTTGATCTAG
- a CDS encoding winged helix-turn-helix domain-containing protein: MATVQVVHDPRHAALLAAPVRQRILEALAEPGSASTIAKSLGLTRQLAAYHVRQLEAGGYLELVREEQRRGCTERIVRRTSQYLIASHDVFGPGIDPRKVKDKFSSGYLVALASRMAKDVAEAQAAADNAGRPMATLSAEVEVRLRSPQERQAFADELLESLARIVEKYHDENAPDGRSYRVVLGAHPIRNPRRKP, translated from the coding sequence ATGGCCACCGTCCAGGTCGTCCACGACCCCCGCCACGCGGCACTCCTCGCCGCCCCCGTCCGCCAGCGCATCCTCGAAGCGCTGGCCGAGCCCGGGTCGGCTTCCACCATCGCCAAGTCGCTGGGCCTCACGCGCCAGCTCGCCGCGTACCACGTGCGCCAGCTCGAAGCCGGTGGCTATCTCGAGCTCGTGCGCGAAGAGCAGCGCCGCGGGTGCACGGAGCGGATCGTCCGGCGCACGTCGCAGTACCTCATCGCCTCGCACGACGTCTTCGGCCCGGGCATCGACCCGCGCAAGGTGAAGGACAAGTTTTCCAGCGGCTACCTCGTCGCCCTCGCCTCGCGCATGGCCAAGGACGTCGCCGAGGCGCAGGCCGCCGCCGACAACGCCGGCCGCCCGATGGCCACACTCTCGGCGGAAGTCGAAGTGCGCCTGCGCTCGCCGCAGGAGCGCCAGGCCTTCGCCGACGAGCTCCTCGAATCACTCGCCCGCATCGTCGAGAAGTACCACGACGAAAACGCGCCCGACGGCCGCAGCTACCGCGTCGTGCTGGGCGCACATCCCATTCGCAACCCGCGGAGGAAACCATGA
- a CDS encoding SRPBCC family protein, protein MTDKPVRKLELQVDIDAPIEEAWKALTEGQGIANWFPPIAKVDRPGLGGTVTLGWSAEMAYDTTVDSWQPNKQVRWLNNDMMGPGTALAAEWNLETVGGKTRVRLVQSGFGESEGWDSFFEGTEVGWTYFLYNLRLYLEKHRGKIRHMISERLEATAPRDAMWKRVVAAVGSTDAIKAGDDVQAKLGDKPTRAIVELAVARRALALRFPDLGDDVLFIELEGSSDTFHVGWWLSVYDAKRAAEMETPAKRAFRQVHESAT, encoded by the coding sequence ATGACCGACAAACCCGTTCGCAAGCTCGAGCTGCAGGTCGACATCGACGCGCCGATCGAGGAAGCCTGGAAGGCGCTCACCGAGGGGCAAGGCATCGCGAACTGGTTCCCGCCGATCGCGAAGGTCGATCGCCCCGGGCTCGGCGGCACCGTCACGCTCGGGTGGAGCGCGGAGATGGCCTACGACACGACCGTCGATTCATGGCAGCCCAACAAGCAGGTGCGCTGGCTGAACAACGACATGATGGGCCCCGGGACGGCGCTCGCCGCGGAGTGGAACCTCGAGACCGTCGGCGGCAAGACGCGCGTGCGCCTCGTGCAATCGGGCTTCGGCGAAAGCGAAGGCTGGGATTCCTTCTTCGAGGGAACCGAAGTCGGCTGGACGTACTTCCTCTACAACCTGCGCCTTTACCTCGAGAAGCATCGCGGGAAGATTCGCCACATGATCTCCGAGCGCCTCGAGGCGACCGCGCCGCGCGACGCAATGTGGAAGCGCGTTGTCGCCGCGGTGGGAAGCACCGACGCGATCAAGGCGGGCGACGACGTGCAGGCAAAGCTAGGCGACAAACCCACGAGAGCCATTGTCGAGCTCGCGGTCGCCAGGCGCGCCCTGGCGCTCCGTTTTCCTGATCTCGGCGACGACGTGCTCTTCATCGAACTCGAAGGCAGCAGCGATACCTTCCACGTCGGCTGGTGGCTCTCGGTCTACGACGCGAAGCGCGCCGCGGAAATGGAAACGCCCGCGAAGCGGGCGTTCCGGCAGGTCCACGAATCGGCTACTTGA
- the coaBC gene encoding bifunctional phosphopantothenoylcysteine decarboxylase/phosphopantothenate--cysteine ligase CoaBC — translation MKRRILLGVTGGIAAYKAAELARLLQKNNVEVQVAMTEAGTKFVTPATFQALTGKPVITNQWDASFANNMAHIELSRGVEAIVIAPATADFMAKVANGLADDLLSTVCIARNCPLLVAPAMNREMWDNPATQRNVATLRTDGIAVLGPAAGDQACGETGMGRMLEPEELLQSILAFLAPKSLAGKKVLITAGPTFEAIDTVRGITNLSSGRMGYALAEAAASLGADVTLVSGPTSLSAPHGAHFVYVTSAAEMFNAVKSHVAGTDLFFGVAAVADYTPVQPSNRKLKKSAEPLDLKLKPTEDILAYVAQIPGGPFCVGFAAESENLAGYAQAKRAKKKIPMIVANLVQHTIGKEENEVTIYDDAGAHTLSRAPKSQIAHGILAHAIRLFEARSPGATVTPIKQAS, via the coding sequence TTGAAGCGTCGCATCCTGCTCGGGGTCACGGGGGGCATCGCTGCCTACAAGGCGGCTGAGCTCGCGCGGCTTCTGCAGAAGAACAACGTCGAAGTGCAGGTCGCGATGACCGAGGCCGGCACGAAATTCGTGACGCCCGCGACTTTCCAGGCGCTCACCGGCAAGCCCGTCATCACCAATCAATGGGACGCGAGCTTCGCCAACAACATGGCGCACATCGAGCTCTCGCGCGGCGTGGAGGCGATCGTCATCGCGCCCGCCACCGCGGACTTCATGGCCAAGGTCGCCAATGGCCTCGCCGACGACTTGCTCTCCACGGTGTGCATCGCGCGCAATTGCCCGCTGCTCGTCGCACCCGCGATGAATCGCGAGATGTGGGACAACCCCGCCACGCAACGCAACGTCGCCACACTTCGCACCGACGGCATCGCGGTGCTGGGTCCGGCGGCCGGCGACCAGGCGTGCGGCGAAACGGGCATGGGCCGCATGCTCGAGCCCGAAGAACTGCTCCAGTCGATCCTCGCTTTCCTCGCGCCCAAGAGCCTCGCCGGAAAGAAGGTCCTGATCACCGCGGGTCCGACGTTCGAAGCGATCGACACCGTGCGCGGCATCACCAATCTTTCTTCGGGGAGGATGGGCTACGCGCTCGCCGAAGCCGCAGCGTCGCTCGGCGCCGACGTGACGCTCGTGAGTGGCCCGACGTCGCTCAGCGCGCCCCATGGCGCGCACTTCGTCTACGTGACGAGTGCCGCCGAAATGTTCAACGCCGTGAAGTCGCACGTGGCCGGCACCGACCTGTTCTTCGGCGTTGCCGCCGTGGCCGACTACACGCCGGTGCAACCGTCGAACCGCAAGCTCAAGAAGTCCGCCGAGCCGCTCGACCTCAAGCTGAAGCCGACCGAAGACATCCTCGCGTACGTGGCGCAGATTCCGGGCGGCCCGTTCTGCGTAGGGTTTGCCGCTGAAAGCGAGAACCTCGCGGGCTACGCGCAGGCGAAGCGCGCGAAGAAGAAGATCCCGATGATCGTGGCGAACCTCGTGCAGCACACGATCGGCAAGGAAGAGAATGAAGTCACGATCTACGACGACGCCGGCGCGCACACGCTTTCGCGCGCGCCGAAATCGCAGATCGCGCACGGCATCCTTGCGCACGCCATTCGGTTGTTCGAAGCGCGCTCCCCGGGCGCGACCGTCACCCCCATCAAGCAGGCCTCCTAG
- the dut gene encoding dUTP diphosphatase — MKKLDVRILDERIRGQLPSYATSGSAGLDIRACIDAPMTLAPGDSALIPSGMAIHVADPGLAAVLIPRSGLGHKHGIVLGNLVGLIDSDYQGEVKVSLWNRGKTEFVVNPMERIAQMVVVPVVQMELNIVENFDESTRGAGGFGSTGKH, encoded by the coding sequence ATGAAAAAACTGGACGTCCGGATCCTCGACGAGAGGATCCGCGGGCAACTACCTTCCTATGCGACGAGCGGTTCCGCGGGCCTCGACATTCGCGCGTGCATCGACGCACCGATGACCCTCGCACCTGGCGACTCTGCGCTGATTCCTTCGGGCATGGCCATTCACGTTGCCGATCCCGGCCTCGCCGCCGTGCTCATCCCGCGCTCGGGCCTGGGTCACAAGCACGGCATCGTCCTGGGAAACCTCGTGGGCCTCATCGACTCCGACTACCAGGGCGAGGTGAAGGTGTCGCTCTGGAACCGCGGCAAGACGGAGTTCGTCGTGAATCCGATGGAGCGCATCGCGCAGATGGTCGTCGTGCCCGTGGTGCAGATGGAGCTCAACATCGTCGAGAACTTCGACGAGAGCACGCGCGGCGCCGGCGGCTTCGGTTCCACCGGAAAGCATTGA
- a CDS encoding urate hydroxylase PuuD, producing the protein MWIGLLYYFNFVQVAALKAAGADTPPTGAGITKHVAPRALLFFRWAAVATVLFGFMILGDKADDALLFKEKAYIPIGVGAWLGLIMIFNVWVLIWPNQKKILGIVPASDEEKNKARRVAFLASRTNTMLSIPMLFFMVASGGIFRRAFF; encoded by the coding sequence ATGTGGATCGGCCTGCTCTATTACTTCAACTTCGTGCAGGTCGCCGCACTCAAGGCCGCTGGCGCCGACACGCCGCCCACGGGCGCGGGCATCACGAAGCACGTGGCGCCTCGCGCACTGCTCTTCTTCCGCTGGGCCGCAGTGGCTACGGTTCTCTTCGGCTTCATGATCCTTGGCGACAAGGCCGATGACGCGCTCCTCTTCAAGGAGAAGGCGTACATCCCGATCGGCGTGGGCGCGTGGCTCGGCCTCATCATGATCTTCAACGTGTGGGTGCTGATCTGGCCCAACCAGAAGAAGATCCTGGGCATCGTCCCCGCGAGCGACGAGGAGAAGAACAAGGCGCGCCGCGTCGCGTTCCTCGCTTCGCGCACGAATACGATGCTCTCCATCCCGATGCTGTTCTTCATGGTCGCTTCGGGCGGCATCTTCCGCAGGGCGTTCTTCTAG